The region CATTCAGCCTCGAGTCTAATCTCTTAGTCCACGGGTGTTTTTATCCCCTCATCATCTTTAATAAAGAGTCCTATTCTATGAATACTCAATCGATCCCCCAGCGGGATATTCCCTACCCGGGCCAACATTTCCACAACTTCCTCCGGTCTTACATTTCTTTCACTTCCAGTCCGGATATCCATTTCAATTACAAGTATTTCCCCCCTGGGTTCCGCCTTCAGAGAATAAATACCTTCTTTAATGTTCACCTGTCGTTTTCCCTTTTTTCCCTCGCGGACCACATTAAAAAATGGTTGTGACACAGCCCTGGCGACAGCCAACTCCAGTTCTTTTTTCCCTAGAGGTAAAAGCAGCTTTGTTTCTACCACATAGCGGGCCATGTTTATTTGAGCCGCAAGGCTTTTTCCCTTGCTTACAAGCCTTTTCACGCCCAAAATTTTTATCCCTGGCGGCATGGCGCAATCCAGCTTTTGCCTGATCAGGGAAAGCGGGACCTCTTCCCTTAGCTCTACGTCGAGGTATTCCCCGTCGCTGGTTACGCCCACAGCCAGGGCAGAGGCGTACGAAACCCGGGGATGAGGATTATATCCCTCGCTGAAAGCCAGAGGCAGGCAGGCCCGGCGAAAAGCCCTTTCCATAGTTCTCAACAGGTCAAGGTGGGAAAGGAAACGGCCAGCCGCGGTTTTAGCATATTTAATTCGAAGCAGCATGGCTTTTCCCCTCGCTCTTTAAAACCTTATCCACTTCCAGGACCTGGCAAACGCCGCACAAAACGCAGCTTTCAAAACGACAGTCGCCCGTAACGGCAGTTTGATAAGCCTTTTCCCTTTCTTGCCAGAGGTACTTTTTGGTCACTCCCATATCCAGGTGTTCCCAGGGCAGCACATCTTCATAATTCCTGGCAGAACAGGCAATTTCGGCCGGCTCAATCCCTTCCTCTCTGAATGCTTCCAACCAGGCCTGCCAGTTAAAGTGTTCCGTCCAGCTGTCAAATTTGCAGCCTTTTTGCCAGGCTTTCATCAAAACGGCGCTCAAACGCCTGTCTCCTCTGGCGAAAACGGCTTCCAGCAGGCTCAGCTCGGCCTGATGATAATGATAAGCGATTCTCCTGTCCCTAATTCTTTCTTTTAAATACTGCTGTTTTTCCCGCAGCCGGTGAAGATTGTCCTGGGCTTCCCACTGAAAAGGAGTATGGGCTTTAGGCACAAACGAGGACACACTGACAGTGATTTTTGGCTGCCTGGAACCGCTCTTTTCGCGTAAGATCTCCAAACCGCTGCGCAGCACCCTGCGGGCCAGTTCGGCAATGCCGTCAAGGTCGGCTGTTGTTTCAGTGGGCAGGCCAATCATAAAATAAAGTTTGATCTGGGTCCAACCGGCGTGAAATGCCGCCGCGGTCACTTCCAGCAAGTCCTCTTCCGTGACTCCCTTGTTTATAACATCACGCAGCCGCTGTGTTCCCGCCTCCGGAGCAAAAGTCAGGCCCGTTTTACGCACGCGCTGCACCTGCCTGGCCAGTTCCAGGGAAAAGGAATCTACACGCAAGGAAGGAAGGGATACCCCGACCTTTTCTTTCTCGTACTTATCCAAAAGCCCTTTTACCAGGGATTCCACACAAGTGTAGTCACTCGTGCTCAGCGAAGTGAGGGATATTTCGTTGTACCCTGTCCCGGCCACCAGTTTCTCCGCCTGTTTTTCCAGAAGTGCACGGCTTCTTTCCCGTACTGGCCTGTAAATCATACCCGCCTGGCAAAACCGGCATCCCCGCGTGCAGCCGCGCAGAACCTCAAGCATGACCCGGTCGTGAACCACTTCTATATACGGTACAATTGGGTTCAAGGGGAAATAGGCCTCATCAAGATCACGCACCACCCGTTTAACCACGCGGCTGGGAGCCGCTGTTTCGATAACCCTAATCTCTTTTAGGACGCCGCCTGCCAGGTAAACAGGCTCATAAAAAGCAGGCACGTAAATTCCCTCAAGGCGCGCCAGTTCTTTGAGGAGGGTTCTTTTATCCTGCCTGCCGCCGCGTTCCAGGCGGTGGCGGGAAATAAGCTCGAAGACTTCCAGGATCGCTTCTTCGCCCTCTCCGAGCACGAAAAAATCAAAATAATCGGCAATTGGTTCAGGGTTAGAGGCGCACGGCCCTCCTCCCATAATGAGGGGATAATCGTCATTCCGGTCCTTTGACCTGAGCGGTATCCTGCCCAAATCAAGCATATTAAGGATGTTGGTGTAGCTCATTTCGTACTGCAGCGTAAACCCGATACAGTCGAAGTCGGCAATAGGCCGGCAGGATTCCAAGCTGAAAAGTGGAATATTTCTCTCTCTCAGGGCCTTTTCCATATCCGTCCACGGCGCAAAAACCCGTTCCATCAAGTAGCCGGGCTGGTCATTTACCAGGTGATAAATAATGCTAAGACCCAGGTGAGACATGCCCACCTCGTACAGGTCGGGAAAAGCGAAAAGGCTTCTCAGTTTAACCGCGGACCAGTCCTTTTTCACAGCGTTGTACTCGTTGCCGACGTAACGCAGCGGCTTGAGCACTCCGGGTAGAATCTCGCTATCCAGAATGCGTTTAATCTCTTCCATGCGCAAAGTCCTCCCACAGCGCCCACGGCTTCATCTCTCGCCACCAGCTGTTTCTCCGATTCATTAACTATTGTACCCTTATAATATACAATTATTTCTAAATCATGGCAACGACCCCACTCCCAAAATCTTTTCCTCTTCTCCGCTGTTACGGCCGTAGAATTAAAAAGACCGCATTAACGCGGCATTCAAGCAGTTATTGGCGCGGCCACGGCCAGGACCTGCACTGCACCTATATTTTAAGTTTTATCCGCAGCCGGAAGAAAAAGTTTTGTCGGGTCCAGCGGTTCGCCCTGCTGCAATACCCTGAAATAAAGCTGAGGTCCGGCAGCTTTGCCGGTTTTGCCAACCTTGGCAATAACCTGTCCCGTGAGAATGCTGTCGTTTAAATTCACAAGTATCTCCTTGCAATGGCCGTATGTAAAAACAAGCCCGCCTTCGCTGGTGATTTCTATTGTCCTCCCTATTTCCTCGTCATTGGCGAGCCTGGTGACAACTCCCCGGAACGCGGCCTTAACAGGCGTTCCCTCCGGAGCGGCAATTATTATCCCGTCATTGATTCTCTGGGCCGCACCCGTACCGGTAATTCCGCCGAAGGGACCGGTTACCTGGCCTGAAACGGGAACAGCCAAAGAGACCTGGTTCTGAGAAAAACTTGAGGCTTCAAAAGCCGCCCGATCAAATGTATCTCCCCACAAACCTACTTCCGAAAAAAACTTGAGCACCGGCGTGATACTACAGTCTTCTGTAAACCAGGCCCTTATCCTGGCCTGAACAGGCTGCAGCGCGGGTGTATCAACCTGGAAAACGGCCCAGATCAAGAAAAACAGGACTAAAGAAATGCCGCTCTGCCACAAAATGCTTTTCCAGGCTGTTCTTTCCCTGCTGCGTTCATGCAACGGCTTTTTTTTCCCATAATTCCCATAATAACGAGAAACTGACGGCCGTTCCCCTGGTTCCCATAACTTCCCCATGAAAACCACCCTCATAAACCATTTTTAACTAAAATATATTGTCCCAACCTCAATAATATGACTGATGAAATGATTTATCTGCCGCAAACATAACACAGGCCAGGGCAATTGACTTCCCCGCCATCTACGGCTAAAATGATTGAAACAAGATTATCCGGTTAACGGAGGTGTTTATATTGTCTGGTTTTTTAGATAAACTGCGCGAACAGGTGCTGATAGGAGACGGGGCAATGGGCACCATGCTGGCCGAACAAGGTCTTGGCCGCGGCGAAAGCCCGGAACTGTGGATGCTTGCACATCCCGAAGAAATAAAAAAGATTCACTGTTCTTACCTTGAAGCAGGCTCACAGGTTATACAAACCAACACCTTCGGAGCCAACCGGCTCAAACTTGGGGAATACGGCGCATCCGATAAGGTAGCGCTCATCAATAAGAAAGCAGCCAGGCTGGCCAGAGAGGCCGCCGGGAAAAAAGCCTTTGTAGCCGGGATCGTTGGCCCTACCGGGCACTTTCCCGCCCCATTGGGCGACATTGAGTGGTCGGAGCTCGTGGATGTTTTTGGTGAACAAGTAACAGCCCTGGCGGAAGGCGGCGTTGACTTCATCTTCCTCGAAACTTTCTCCGACCTGGGAGAAATCAGGGCAGCCCTTTTTGCCGCTAAAACCATGACCTCCCTGCCTGTGGCCTGCTCAATGACATACAGCGGCGGCCGGACCCTTACCGGCACCTCTCCCGAGATCGCGGCTACCGTTTTATCCTCCCTGGGCGCCCAGTTGATAGGAGCCAACTGCTCAACGGGTTCCCGTGAACTGCTTGAAGTGATGAAATCTTACCGGGCAGCCACCCGTTTGCCTCTCCTGGTGGAGCCGAATGCAGGCATGCCCGAATTAATAGGCGGTAAAACGGTATTTCGGGATACCCCTGAATTTATGGCTTCCTATGCGGAGGCTTTTCGCCAGGCGGGAGTAAACCTTATCGGCGCTTGCTGCGGGAGCACGCCCCGCCACATTGAAGCAATAGCCAAAGCCCTCACCTCCCGGCAGCCCGTTTTTCCACCTTCTACCAGCACACCTGTTACCCGGCTGGCCAGCCGTTCCTGCCTCGTATCCCTCGGTCCCGGCTGCCTCCCCGTCCTGATCGGCGAAAGAATTAATCCGACCGCAAGGTCCGCTGTTGCAGGTGCCCTGCGCAAAGGAAACTGGGCGTTCATCGTTCAGGAAGCGACCGCCCAGGTGGAAGCGGGCGCCCAGCTCCTGGATTTTAACGTGGGAGTTCCCGGCCTGGAAGAGGATTCCCTGCTGAAAGACGGGGTACAGCAGCTTCAACAGGCGCTTGATGTCCCCCTCGTCCTCGACTGCACACGGCCCGAAGCGCTGGAAAAAGGGCTGAGAGAATTCCAGGGCAGGGCTTTAATCAATTCAGTAAACGGCGAGGAAAAAAGCCTCTCCGCAATCCTTCCGCTGGCTAAAAAATACGGTGCCGCTGTTATTGGACTTTGCCTTGATGAAAAAGGCATCCCCGAGAGCGCCAAACAGCGCCTGGCCATCGCCGAACGAATTGTAAACCGCGCTTTCGAACACGGCCTGGCCAGGGAAGACGTTCTCATCGACTGCCTGACGCTCACCGCCGCAACTTCTCCCGCCCAGGCCATGGAAACCATACGCGCCGTCTCGCTGGTGAAAAAGGACCTCCGTGTCGCCGTCGTCTTGGGTTTAAGCAACATCTCCCACGGCCTGCCGCAGCGTTCCTGGCTCAATGCCGCTTTTCTCGCCCTCGCCCTTGGCGCCGGGCTGGATGCCGTCATCGCTAATCCTGCCGACAGCAGAATCACGGAAACCCTTGCTGCGGCGTCCCTGCTTGCCGGCAGGGACAAAGGAGCCCAAAACTATCTTTCGGTTGCCGGCCGCGCCGTGTCTTTGCCGTTGCAGGCACCCCCGCCCGGCAAAAAGGAGGACATCTCTTTAGATCATCTTCAATCGCTGGTCTTTCACGGCCAGGTAGAAACAATCGTCCCGCTTTTAAAGAAGCTCCTGGAAACCGAAGAGCCGTTGAGCATCATCAACCGAGGAGTCATCCCGCCCCTGGAAAAAATGGGCGACCTTTTTGCCAGGGGAGAGGTTTTTCTACCCCAGCTTATGCTGGCCGGAGGCGCGGCCAAACAGGCACTCGCTTTTCTCAAGAAACACCTGCCCGCGCAGGCATCTGGGAACAAGGGGACCGTCGTGATCGGCACGGTAAAGGGAGATATCCACGACATCGGCAAGAACATCACGGCCGCCATGCTGGAAAACCACGGGTACAGGGTAATAGATTTAGGTAAAAACGTGCCCGGCGAAAAATTTCTCGCCGCCGCAATACAGGAAAAGGCAGGCATTGTGGGGCTTAGCGCTTTAATGACTACCACCATGGTGGAAATGGGGCCCATAATCCGGATGATCAAAAAAGCGGATAGCAGGATCAAGGTTATTGTGGGAGGCGCTGTCGTCACCGAGGAATATGCCCGGTCCATAG is a window of Peptococcaceae bacterium DNA encoding:
- a CDS encoding TIGR03936 family radical SAM-associated protein — protein: MLLRIKYAKTAAGRFLSHLDLLRTMERAFRRACLPLAFSEGYNPHPRVSYASALAVGVTSDGEYLDVELREEVPLSLIRQKLDCAMPPGIKILGVKRLVSKGKSLAAQINMARYVVETKLLLPLGKKELELAVARAVSQPFFNVVREGKKGKRQVNIKEGIYSLKAEPRGEILVIEMDIRTGSERNVRPEEVVEMLARVGNIPLGDRLSIHRIGLFIKDDEGIKTPVD
- a CDS encoding TIGR03960 family B12-binding radical SAM protein, with product MEEIKRILDSEILPGVLKPLRYVGNEYNAVKKDWSAVKLRSLFAFPDLYEVGMSHLGLSIIYHLVNDQPGYLMERVFAPWTDMEKALRERNIPLFSLESCRPIADFDCIGFTLQYEMSYTNILNMLDLGRIPLRSKDRNDDYPLIMGGGPCASNPEPIADYFDFFVLGEGEEAILEVFELISRHRLERGGRQDKRTLLKELARLEGIYVPAFYEPVYLAGGVLKEIRVIETAAPSRVVKRVVRDLDEAYFPLNPIVPYIEVVHDRVMLEVLRGCTRGCRFCQAGMIYRPVRERSRALLEKQAEKLVAGTGYNEISLTSLSTSDYTCVESLVKGLLDKYEKEKVGVSLPSLRVDSFSLELARQVQRVRKTGLTFAPEAGTQRLRDVINKGVTEEDLLEVTAAAFHAGWTQIKLYFMIGLPTETTADLDGIAELARRVLRSGLEILREKSGSRQPKITVSVSSFVPKAHTPFQWEAQDNLHRLREKQQYLKERIRDRRIAYHYHQAELSLLEAVFARGDRRLSAVLMKAWQKGCKFDSWTEHFNWQAWLEAFREEGIEPAEIACSARNYEDVLPWEHLDMGVTKKYLWQEREKAYQTAVTGDCRFESCVLCGVCQVLEVDKVLKSEGKSHAASN
- a CDS encoding M23 family metallopeptidase, with translation MGKLWEPGERPSVSRYYGNYGKKKPLHERSRERTAWKSILWQSGISLVLFFLIWAVFQVDTPALQPVQARIRAWFTEDCSITPVLKFFSEVGLWGDTFDRAAFEASSFSQNQVSLAVPVSGQVTGPFGGITGTGAAQRINDGIIIAAPEGTPVKAAFRGVVTRLANDEEIGRTIEITSEGGLVFTYGHCKEILVNLNDSILTGQVIAKVGKTGKAAGPQLYFRVLQQGEPLDPTKLFLPAADKT
- a CDS encoding homocysteine S-methyltransferase family protein; the protein is MSGFLDKLREQVLIGDGAMGTMLAEQGLGRGESPELWMLAHPEEIKKIHCSYLEAGSQVIQTNTFGANRLKLGEYGASDKVALINKKAARLAREAAGKKAFVAGIVGPTGHFPAPLGDIEWSELVDVFGEQVTALAEGGVDFIFLETFSDLGEIRAALFAAKTMTSLPVACSMTYSGGRTLTGTSPEIAATVLSSLGAQLIGANCSTGSRELLEVMKSYRAATRLPLLVEPNAGMPELIGGKTVFRDTPEFMASYAEAFRQAGVNLIGACCGSTPRHIEAIAKALTSRQPVFPPSTSTPVTRLASRSCLVSLGPGCLPVLIGERINPTARSAVAGALRKGNWAFIVQEATAQVEAGAQLLDFNVGVPGLEEDSLLKDGVQQLQQALDVPLVLDCTRPEALEKGLREFQGRALINSVNGEEKSLSAILPLAKKYGAAVIGLCLDEKGIPESAKQRLAIAERIVNRAFEHGLAREDVLIDCLTLTAATSPAQAMETIRAVSLVKKDLRVAVVLGLSNISHGLPQRSWLNAAFLALALGAGLDAVIANPADSRITETLAAASLLAGRDKGAQNYLSVAGRAVSLPLQAPPPGKKEDISLDHLQSLVFHGQVETIVPLLKKLLETEEPLSIINRGVIPPLEKMGDLFARGEVFLPQLMLAGGAAKQALAFLKKHLPAQASGNKGTVVIGTVKGDIHDIGKNITAAMLENHGYRVIDLGKNVPGEKFLAAAIQEKAGIVGLSALMTTTMVEMGPIIRMIKKADSRIKVIVGGAVVTEEYARSIGADGYGKDAVAAVKLVQSLFKEIENIEA